A window of the Bdellovibrio sp. ZAP7 genome harbors these coding sequences:
- a CDS encoding ABC transporter permease, with amino-acid sequence MQGSIWAVTRKEIFHIVRDPFTLAVAFFMPIVMVLFFGFAIEFNMDKIPLAIFDGSKTAESRILIDSFVSSKYFIPRYVFSPAHAIEALDGGLAKTALIIKPEFARDLTPTRQTSVQILIDGADNSSAASVVGYLGGVQQLALMREFPGVELRQKLEIQSRFLFNPELNSQWFVVPGLAAVIIAILSILLTALTVAREWENGSMELLLGTPVSPLEIIIGKLLPYAVMGLGSVLFIFMMSKLIFQVPFRGSFILYMFSALVFLCTYLAQGLLISVLTRSQQLSMQFAMLSGLLPSMLLSGFIFPVEHMPPFFYYFTMILPARWFIKISRELFLQGAGFMQILPSLAMLCLLLLMMLMVATRKFKKDVEP; translated from the coding sequence ATGCAAGGATCTATTTGGGCCGTCACCAGAAAAGAAATTTTTCACATCGTGCGTGATCCCTTCACACTAGCGGTTGCGTTCTTTATGCCGATCGTGATGGTTTTGTTTTTTGGTTTCGCGATTGAATTTAACATGGATAAAATTCCCTTGGCGATTTTTGATGGCAGTAAGACCGCCGAGTCCCGGATTTTGATCGATTCCTTTGTCAGCTCCAAATATTTTATTCCTCGTTATGTTTTTAGTCCGGCGCATGCGATTGAAGCCTTGGATGGTGGGCTTGCCAAGACCGCACTTATCATTAAACCGGAATTTGCGCGTGATCTCACTCCCACGCGGCAGACATCCGTGCAAATTCTGATTGATGGTGCTGATAATTCTTCGGCGGCATCGGTGGTTGGATATTTAGGAGGAGTGCAACAGCTCGCACTTATGCGGGAGTTTCCTGGTGTGGAACTTCGTCAGAAATTAGAAATTCAATCCCGATTCCTATTTAATCCGGAACTGAACAGTCAGTGGTTTGTGGTGCCGGGGCTTGCGGCAGTGATCATCGCGATCTTATCGATTTTGCTGACAGCCTTGACGGTGGCGCGCGAATGGGAGAACGGTTCGATGGAGTTGTTACTGGGGACACCCGTCAGCCCCTTAGAAATCATCATTGGTAAACTTCTGCCTTACGCCGTGATGGGCCTGGGTTCGGTTTTATTCATCTTTATGATGTCGAAGTTGATTTTTCAGGTTCCTTTTCGGGGCAGCTTTATTTTGTACATGTTTTCGGCTTTGGTTTTTCTTTGTACGTATCTTGCGCAGGGCCTGCTTATTTCTGTGCTCACTCGCAGTCAGCAGCTCAGTATGCAGTTTGCGATGCTTTCGGGACTTTTGCCGTCGATGCTTTTATCGGGATTTATTTTTCCGGTCGAGCATATGCCGCCGTTTTTTTATTACTTTACGATGATCCTGCCGGCGCGGTGGTTTATTAAAATCAGCCGGGAACTGTTTTTACAAGGTGCGGGATTCATGCAAATTCTTCCTTCGCTTGCAATGCTCTGCTTGTTGTTGCTAATGATGCTGATGGTTGCGACGCGAAAATTTAAAAAGGACGTCGAGCCATGA
- a CDS encoding gamma-glutamyl-gamma-aminobutyrate hydrolase family protein, which produces MGILRLLFSVILWTVIHSSVALAGGEVTLYQWLPMGHFSAPFILPVKSGETPEAAAERYLSNLEKHPDLMELFQGQRPQMSAQNLTPLDEAREKRALLIANLPKDYGMNSQRVNSFKRIFKEGGHISYLLPINANLGLTVDETRSLFTKISESFPMMVAMGGDDVDPAQYKKDNMHARNTIPTRDQFEVSLIKNYVASEKGFFLGVCRGSQIASVALGYKLVQDVPVQVGPELPHGNDWHEIEVKKTTNGILSALLPEGSNKLTVNSLHHQAVQFKPGGPLELAATAADGVTEATEFKNGRGILLQFHPELMDNELGNKILWKVLQQKSKVMPASCSKVF; this is translated from the coding sequence ATGGGAATTTTGCGTTTATTATTTTCAGTAATATTGTGGACTGTTATTCATTCATCTGTCGCCTTAGCTGGCGGAGAAGTCACCCTTTATCAATGGTTGCCGATGGGCCACTTTTCAGCTCCCTTTATTCTTCCTGTAAAATCCGGCGAAACACCGGAGGCCGCAGCGGAACGCTATCTTTCTAATTTGGAAAAACATCCTGATCTGATGGAACTTTTCCAAGGCCAGCGCCCGCAAATGTCAGCGCAAAATCTCACTCCTCTGGATGAGGCCCGTGAAAAACGCGCTCTTTTAATTGCGAACTTACCCAAAGACTATGGAATGAACTCCCAACGTGTGAACAGCTTTAAGCGCATTTTCAAAGAAGGCGGTCACATCAGCTATTTACTTCCTATCAATGCAAATCTGGGTCTGACAGTTGATGAAACTCGCAGTCTATTCACAAAAATTTCTGAAAGCTTTCCGATGATGGTAGCGATGGGTGGAGACGACGTTGACCCAGCTCAATACAAAAAAGATAACATGCATGCCAGAAATACAATCCCCACACGAGATCAATTCGAGGTCTCTCTGATCAAGAATTATGTTGCAAGCGAAAAAGGCTTTTTCTTGGGAGTGTGCCGCGGTTCGCAGATTGCTTCTGTGGCCTTGGGTTATAAACTTGTGCAAGACGTTCCGGTGCAAGTGGGACCAGAACTTCCCCATGGAAATGATTGGCATGAGATTGAAGTTAAAAAAACCACAAATGGAATTTTGTCTGCTCTTTTACCAGAAGGTTCGAACAAGTTGACGGTGAATTCCCTGCATCACCAAGCCGTGCAATTTAAACCCGGCGGTCCTTTGGAACTCGCAGCCACAGCCGCTGATGGAGTCACTGAGGCGACAGAGTTTAAGAATGGTCGAGGTATTTTACTGCAATTCCATCCGGAACTCATGGATAACGAATTAGGCAATAAGATCCTGTGGAAAGTTCTCCAACAAAAGTCGAAAGTCATGCCTGCAAGCTGTTCCAAGGTCTTTTAG
- a CDS encoding DUF6279 family lipoprotein, giving the protein MKNTLLFLSLGMMLLSGCSRLDIAYRWADTYIASKVDDYFDISSEQSKALKKDIKKDLGLMKTTLLPQWMERIDKIQNDIDQGTLNDAKVAGYFGSFFKDIEQINAHFATTAVDFIATTQPKQIEYFKKSFAKKNQEDIEKAQNVTKLQKDYCSKYEDIFEMFLGSLTKEQKQMIEESVKASPYPAELKAKNKAYIFAEFVTHQNSMEEMKKFVRDYTTAADKFDMPEFRVANQAYQENLQKLITQVMTNLTDKQKIAFKSNINEKAEQLRSISAL; this is encoded by the coding sequence ATGAAGAATACATTACTGTTTCTGTCGCTCGGTATGATGCTTTTATCAGGTTGTAGTCGTTTGGATATCGCGTATCGCTGGGCCGATACCTATATCGCTTCTAAAGTGGATGACTATTTCGATATCTCCTCTGAGCAAAGTAAAGCTCTTAAGAAAGATATCAAGAAAGATCTGGGGCTGATGAAAACCACGCTGCTTCCGCAGTGGATGGAACGCATTGATAAAATTCAAAATGACATCGATCAAGGCACTTTAAATGATGCCAAGGTTGCGGGCTATTTCGGTTCTTTCTTTAAAGACATCGAACAAATCAATGCGCACTTTGCTACGACGGCCGTGGATTTCATTGCGACCACTCAGCCGAAACAGATTGAGTATTTCAAAAAATCCTTCGCGAAAAAGAATCAGGAAGATATCGAGAAAGCACAGAACGTAACGAAGCTTCAGAAGGACTATTGCAGTAAGTACGAAGATATCTTTGAGATGTTTTTAGGATCTTTAACCAAAGAACAAAAACAGATGATCGAAGAAAGTGTTAAGGCTTCTCCATACCCGGCAGAACTTAAAGCTAAAAACAAAGCTTATATTTTTGCGGAGTTCGTGACCCATCAAAACTCAATGGAGGAGATGAAAAAGTTCGTTCGTGATTACACAACGGCCGCGGATAAATTTGATATGCCGGAATTTCGGGTGGCGAATCAGGCGTATCAAGAAAATCTGCAAAAGCTGATCACTCAGGTGATGACAAATCTGACGGATAAGCAGAAGATTGCTTTCAAAAGTAATATTAACGAAAAAGCCGAGCAGCTGCGGTCGATTTCCGCGCTATAA
- the rffA gene encoding dTDP-4-amino-4,6-dideoxygalactose transaminase: MKIPFNLPPHSHNEEKYISQAIANRKLSGEGVFNKKVVEWFKNHLKCEMAVITPSCTSALEMAMVLANIGPGDEVILPSYTFTSTANVIALYGATPVFVDIDPKTMNMDVAAMEKAITPKTKAVMPVHYAGISCEMDRIMALSEKHGFIVVADAAQAIFSNYKGKPTGAWGHMAAYSFHETKNIVCGEGGALVINDKRFVERAEVVRDKGTNRQQFLNGQVDKYTWQDKGSSYLQSELAVAFLFAQLEEGEKITSHRVAHWNQYHQGFADLEKQGHLARMQVPGDCQTNAHIYYFLCKNPEERAKLWSFLKEKDIQSTTHYVPLHSAPAGLKYGRVAGSMKVTDDLANRLLRMPMYEDLKKEEIAFVINQVHEFYKNQ; this comes from the coding sequence ATGAAAATTCCATTTAACCTGCCCCCGCATAGCCACAATGAAGAGAAATATATTTCTCAAGCCATCGCCAATCGTAAATTATCTGGCGAAGGTGTATTTAATAAAAAAGTCGTTGAGTGGTTTAAAAATCATCTAAAATGTGAAATGGCCGTCATCACTCCAAGCTGTACTTCTGCTTTGGAAATGGCGATGGTTCTTGCAAACATCGGCCCGGGTGACGAAGTCATCTTGCCTTCTTATACATTTACTTCCACAGCTAACGTTATTGCCCTTTATGGTGCTACTCCTGTTTTCGTTGATATTGATCCGAAGACTATGAATATGGATGTGGCGGCTATGGAAAAAGCAATCACTCCCAAAACCAAAGCAGTTATGCCCGTTCATTATGCTGGTATTTCCTGCGAAATGGATCGCATTATGGCTTTATCAGAAAAGCATGGTTTCATCGTCGTGGCCGATGCCGCTCAAGCGATCTTCTCTAATTATAAGGGAAAACCTACGGGAGCCTGGGGTCACATGGCCGCTTACAGCTTTCACGAAACGAAAAACATCGTTTGCGGCGAAGGTGGTGCTTTAGTTATTAATGATAAACGTTTCGTTGAGCGCGCTGAAGTCGTGCGCGACAAAGGCACGAATCGTCAGCAATTCTTAAATGGTCAGGTGGATAAATACACGTGGCAGGATAAGGGTTCTTCGTACCTGCAATCTGAACTGGCCGTCGCTTTCTTATTTGCCCAATTGGAAGAGGGTGAAAAAATCACTTCTCACCGCGTGGCGCACTGGAATCAGTATCATCAAGGTTTTGCTGATTTGGAAAAACAAGGGCATTTGGCTCGCATGCAAGTTCCCGGCGATTGCCAAACGAATGCGCATATCTACTACTTCTTGTGCAAAAACCCTGAAGAGCGCGCAAAACTTTGGTCTTTCCTTAAAGAAAAAGATATTCAGTCAACAACTCACTACGTACCACTTCACTCGGCTCCAGCCGGTCTTAAATATGGCCGGGTTGCGGGTTCCATGAAGGTGACGGATGATTTAGCGAATCGCCTGCTGCGTATGCCGATGTACGAAGATCTTAAAAAAGAAGAAATAGCTTTTGTGATCAATCAAGTTCACGAATTCTATAAAAACCAATAG
- a CDS encoding ABC transporter ATP-binding protein → MKSVEVKNLSVKFGEFYAVKNVSFAVEAGEIFGFLGANGAGKTTTIRVLCGLLIPSEGEAHVCEIDVRTDSIAVKKQVGYMSQKFTLYDDMTVAENLAFTAALRKIDEAKFKEQKQKLLEFIKFQRSEKTMVRDLPGGIKQQVSLIASVLHDPQVVFLDEPTAGVSPAFRQRFWGLIGDLSASGKTVFVTTHYMDEAEQCGRIALMKDGELIALDSAVNLKQYSFPHKNPKDVTLEDVFIAQVEGTS, encoded by the coding sequence ATGAAATCGGTGGAAGTAAAAAATCTTTCGGTCAAGTTTGGTGAATTCTATGCCGTTAAAAATGTTTCTTTTGCCGTGGAGGCTGGAGAGATTTTTGGTTTCTTAGGCGCCAATGGTGCAGGCAAGACCACCACGATCCGCGTATTGTGTGGCTTGTTGATTCCGTCCGAGGGTGAAGCCCATGTCTGTGAAATCGATGTGCGCACTGATTCCATCGCTGTAAAAAAGCAAGTCGGCTATATGTCGCAAAAATTCACTCTGTACGACGATATGACTGTTGCAGAAAATCTGGCATTCACGGCAGCTTTAAGAAAAATCGATGAGGCGAAATTCAAAGAACAAAAGCAAAAGCTTTTGGAATTCATTAAATTTCAGCGCAGTGAAAAAACCATGGTGCGAGATTTACCCGGCGGGATCAAACAGCAGGTAAGTCTTATTGCCTCGGTCCTGCATGATCCCCAAGTGGTTTTCTTGGATGAGCCCACAGCTGGAGTCAGTCCTGCCTTTCGTCAGCGTTTTTGGGGATTGATCGGGGATCTTTCTGCCAGCGGAAAGACGGTCTTTGTGACGACTCACTATATGGATGAAGCTGAGCAGTGCGGAAGAATTGCTTTGATGAAGGACGGGGAGTTGATTGCACTGGATTCTGCGGTGAATTTAAAGCAGTATTCCTTTCCCCACAAAAATCCTAAAGATGTAACCTTGGAAGACGTCTTTATTGCCCAGGTCGAAGGGACCAGCTGA
- a CDS encoding methyl-accepting chemotaxis protein — protein sequence MNGLKSWFRGIRGKLLFSACLPVVAFTMMTFVALRSTNKLGDMLNTAYTDIVPNMDALGQLAMQRARVGYFFWAAVGLHGESRTKFIKKTEDAWQDFKEAQEYYEKTPFGEVEGKNYQIVKDNKATFYKVTEALTEALRKDTPEVDEKVRASLNGGEWHLLALQVQKMSEQNFKYYQETATEQNAQQVKDRKALTEMLILIAAMSVFALFGILMWIAYKVSNTVSSIANKLTDSGNQVSSAITQLSVAGQTLSTASTESAASLEETVASLEEMSSMVKMNSDNAKQAATLSQSSKDSAEEGQREMAALIQSMQGISQSSKKIEEIINVIDDIAFQTNLLALNAAVEAARAGEQGKGFAVVAEAVRTLAQRSAVAAKDISTLIKDSVEQVETGAKVADRSAEVLNTIVTSVKKVSDLNNEISAASTEQTTGISQISQAMNQLDAGVQGNAASSEEIAASSEEISAQADLMSKLVADLNLVVTGNSETQVERSAASAAPQRNASGGKVVQFKTKPAPTAKAAKSPAPKKAQGGAAADMIPFDDEGPRGKVGTTDGF from the coding sequence ATGAACGGTTTGAAATCGTGGTTTCGTGGCATTCGTGGAAAATTATTGTTCTCTGCCTGTCTGCCTGTTGTTGCATTCACTATGATGACCTTTGTGGCGTTACGTAGCACCAATAAGCTGGGCGATATGCTTAATACTGCCTATACAGATATCGTTCCCAATATGGATGCCTTGGGACAACTTGCGATGCAACGTGCCCGTGTGGGTTACTTCTTTTGGGCTGCGGTAGGTTTGCACGGTGAATCCCGTACTAAGTTCATCAAAAAGACTGAAGACGCATGGCAAGACTTCAAAGAAGCTCAAGAATACTACGAGAAAACTCCATTTGGTGAAGTTGAAGGCAAAAACTATCAAATCGTAAAAGACAATAAAGCAACATTTTATAAAGTAACTGAAGCCCTAACGGAAGCCCTTCGTAAAGACACTCCGGAAGTGGACGAAAAAGTTCGCGCCTCATTAAATGGTGGCGAATGGCACTTATTAGCTCTGCAAGTTCAAAAAATGTCAGAGCAGAACTTTAAATATTACCAAGAGACGGCAACTGAACAAAATGCTCAACAAGTAAAAGATCGCAAAGCTCTGACAGAAATGTTGATCTTAATTGCGGCGATGAGTGTCTTTGCTCTTTTCGGTATCTTAATGTGGATCGCTTACAAGGTTTCTAACACTGTCAGCAGCATTGCAAATAAACTGACGGATTCTGGAAACCAAGTTTCTTCAGCAATCACTCAGCTTTCTGTGGCGGGTCAAACTCTTTCCACGGCGTCTACTGAATCTGCAGCGTCTTTGGAAGAGACAGTTGCTTCCCTAGAAGAGATGTCTTCGATGGTTAAAATGAATTCTGATAACGCCAAACAAGCGGCGACTTTATCTCAGTCCTCAAAAGATTCTGCAGAGGAAGGTCAACGCGAAATGGCTGCTTTGATTCAATCGATGCAGGGTATTTCTCAATCTTCCAAGAAAATCGAAGAGATCATCAATGTAATCGACGATATCGCCTTCCAAACGAATCTTTTGGCACTGAATGCAGCGGTTGAAGCGGCTCGTGCGGGTGAACAGGGTAAAGGGTTCGCCGTGGTTGCTGAAGCCGTGCGCACTTTGGCGCAACGTTCCGCAGTTGCAGCGAAAGACATCTCGACACTTATTAAAGACAGCGTTGAGCAAGTTGAAACCGGTGCAAAAGTCGCCGACCGTTCTGCTGAAGTTTTAAACACAATTGTGACTTCCGTTAAAAAGGTTTCAGACCTTAACAATGAAATCTCGGCAGCAAGTACCGAGCAAACAACTGGTATCTCTCAGATTTCTCAGGCCATGAATCAATTGGATGCGGGCGTTCAAGGCAATGCGGCTTCCTCTGAGGAAATCGCTGCATCATCTGAAGAAATCTCGGCTCAAGCCGATCTTATGAGTAAATTGGTTGCTGACTTAAACCTTGTGGTGACTGGGAACAGTGAAACTCAGGTGGAGCGCTCGGCTGCATCAGCCGCTCCACAAAGAAATGCAAGCGGTGGGAAAGTCGTGCAATTTAAAACAAAGCCGGCACCGACCGCTAAAGCAGCAAAGTCCCCTGCCCCTAAAAAAGCACAAGGCGGCGCAGCAGCCGATATGATCCCTTTTGACGATGAAGGTCCACGGGGCAAAGTCGGCACTACGGACGGCTTTTAA
- a CDS encoding efflux RND transporter periplasmic adaptor subunit, with amino-acid sequence MSKKKIVPVVIIVVLILVAFLVRQYLFRTSFRYAGTIEVTKVDVPLRVQAVISHLPVKEGMIVEKGQKLVSLSCEDIKISYELAKSTYRRSASLYKSGNISAESYDQVRSKKDDLETRVGWCEVVSPLKGTVLTKYFEEGEMVNPGAKLVTIGNLEEVYAYFYLPHDEIASLKINQQVEATLPEMDDKKFPGVIEFINPDAEFTPKNVQTRDERTRLVFGVKIRFANKEGILKPGMTLEWK; translated from the coding sequence ATGAGCAAAAAGAAGATCGTTCCCGTCGTCATCATCGTCGTTCTGATTCTGGTCGCTTTCCTTGTTCGCCAATATTTATTTCGTACAAGCTTCCGCTATGCCGGCACCATTGAAGTCACCAAAGTGGACGTGCCTCTGCGAGTTCAAGCCGTCATCAGCCACTTGCCCGTTAAAGAAGGCATGATCGTGGAAAAAGGGCAGAAGCTGGTTTCCCTCTCATGTGAAGATATCAAGATCAGCTATGAGCTTGCGAAATCCACTTATCGTCGAAGTGCGAGCCTTTATAAGAGTGGAAATATTTCGGCGGAATCTTATGACCAAGTTCGCAGTAAAAAAGATGATTTAGAAACCCGTGTGGGCTGGTGTGAGGTAGTTTCCCCACTCAAAGGGACTGTTCTGACTAAATATTTTGAAGAAGGCGAGATGGTGAATCCGGGCGCTAAGCTTGTGACCATCGGGAATTTGGAAGAGGTGTATGCTTATTTTTATCTACCTCATGATGAAATTGCTTCTTTAAAAATCAATCAACAAGTCGAAGCGACTCTTCCTGAGATGGACGATAAAAAGTTTCCCGGTGTGATTGAGTTTATTAATCCTGATGCTGAATTCACTCCGAAAAATGTCCAAACCCGTGATGAACGAACGCGCCTGGTATTTGGGGTTAAGATCCGCTTTGCCAATAAAGAGGGGATTCTGAAACCCGGAATGACTCTGGAATGGAAATAA
- a CDS encoding ABC transporter permease, producing MKTLLGFMKKEMLQTLRDPRMRILLFVAPCIQLTIFATALSTEARNIRLSVFGAPSDSSLMNLYRDCLASGWFIPAKVSSSDPYTQVQGGEADAVLVAPPGGLDRSLGRGEGRVQLLINATNVTRGQSIERYVNAVMQMKQTDRLKNPLEFDVRVLYNPAMQTALFLVPGVMSMLVCLITILLTSMSITKEKELGTFETLIAAPVKPEEVIMGKTVPYVILGMSNIPLILAVAVFVFGLPMRGSLLVLMFASFMFICCTVGIGLMISTLAKNQQQSMMGGFLFLLPAMLLSGLAFPIENMPWAMRMFSYVNPITYYIDLLRNIMLKGGDANLILFDVSILAAMAVAAIGFSWQRFKTTL from the coding sequence ATGAAAACTCTGTTGGGCTTTATGAAAAAAGAGATGCTGCAGACTTTGCGCGATCCACGCATGCGCATTTTACTTTTCGTGGCGCCGTGTATTCAGCTCACTATTTTTGCGACCGCTTTATCGACTGAGGCGCGTAACATAAGACTTAGTGTATTCGGGGCTCCCTCGGATTCTTCGTTGATGAACTTGTATCGCGACTGTCTGGCATCAGGATGGTTTATTCCGGCCAAGGTAAGCTCGTCAGATCCTTACACTCAAGTACAAGGGGGCGAGGCGGATGCGGTCTTGGTGGCACCGCCAGGAGGATTAGATCGCAGCCTCGGACGGGGCGAGGGCAGGGTGCAGCTTTTGATCAACGCGACCAACGTCACGCGCGGGCAAAGTATCGAGCGCTACGTAAATGCCGTTATGCAAATGAAGCAAACGGATCGCTTAAAAAATCCATTGGAGTTCGACGTTCGGGTTCTTTACAATCCTGCGATGCAGACGGCTTTATTTCTGGTTCCGGGTGTGATGAGTATGCTGGTGTGTTTGATCACCATTCTTTTAACCAGCATGTCGATCACGAAAGAAAAAGAACTTGGCACTTTTGAAACTCTGATTGCGGCACCTGTAAAACCGGAAGAAGTCATTATGGGTAAGACAGTGCCCTATGTGATCTTGGGGATGAGTAATATTCCGTTGATTTTAGCTGTGGCCGTTTTTGTCTTTGGACTTCCCATGCGGGGAAGTTTGCTGGTTTTGATGTTTGCTTCGTTCATGTTCATCTGCTGCACGGTGGGAATTGGTTTGATGATTTCCACTTTGGCGAAGAACCAACAGCAGTCGATGATGGGGGGATTTCTGTTCCTGCTGCCAGCGATGCTTCTGTCAGGTCTTGCATTCCCCATCGAAAACATGCCCTGGGCCATGCGCATGTTTTCCTACGTAAACCCGATCACCTATTACATCGATCTTTTAAGAAACATCATGCTAAAAGGCGGGGACGCAAACCTCATTCTATTCGACGTTTCGATTTTAGCAGCGATGGCCGTGGCCGCGATTGGTTTTAGCTGGCAACGCTTTAAAACCACCCTCTAA
- a CDS encoding ABC transporter ATP-binding protein, whose amino-acid sequence MEIKVQDLHKKMKKVQALKGLDMEFEDGLVHGIIGPEGAGKTTLMRHLMGLLKADQGQIEYLHQGQVVSFDKIRHQLAYMPQTQSLYGELSIQEHLEFFKTLYGLNEEEFQERSRKLLEMTRLDRFQERLASQLSGGMYKKLGLVCALLASPKVLFLDEPTNGVDPLSRRDFWKLLYELREQEKITILVTTSYMDEAYKCENVHLLFDGKTLLEGEPEAILKKEHCDTFDEVFLRYDSSLEAFGAET is encoded by the coding sequence ATGGAAATAAAAGTCCAAGATCTTCATAAGAAAATGAAAAAGGTCCAAGCCCTGAAAGGACTCGATATGGAGTTCGAGGATGGCTTGGTTCATGGAATTATCGGTCCCGAGGGCGCAGGCAAAACAACTTTAATGCGTCACCTGATGGGATTGTTAAAAGCGGATCAGGGGCAAATTGAATATCTGCACCAGGGTCAGGTCGTTTCATTTGATAAAATACGTCATCAACTTGCTTACATGCCGCAAACCCAAAGCCTGTACGGTGAGCTCAGTATTCAGGAACATCTGGAATTTTTTAAAACTCTTTATGGGTTAAATGAAGAAGAATTTCAAGAGCGCAGTCGTAAACTTTTAGAGATGACTCGCCTGGATCGTTTTCAAGAACGTTTGGCGTCCCAATTATCCGGGGGGATGTATAAGAAGCTTGGTTTGGTCTGTGCCTTGCTCGCTTCTCCGAAAGTTTTATTCCTAGATGAGCCCACGAATGGTGTCGATCCCTTAAGTCGCCGTGATTTCTGGAAACTCTTGTATGAGCTGCGCGAGCAGGAAAAGATCACGATATTGGTGACAACGTCTTATATGGATGAAGCTTATAAGTGCGAAAATGTGCATCTGTTATTTGATGGCAAGACCTTACTTGAGGGAGAGCCTGAAGCGATTTTAAAAAAAGAACATTGCGACACCTTTGATGAAGTTTTTTTGCGCTATGATTCCTCGTTAGAAGCGTTCGGTGCGGAAACATGA
- a CDS encoding putative quinol monooxygenase has product MTTLGLYIHLEAKPGREFELENFLRDALPLVKEEVNTTAWFACRMGPSTFAIFDAFPDEYGRRAHLEGKVASNLISRASDLLARPPIVERFDVLADKLPGSFSAKEEEEDLQRPDADYRSHL; this is encoded by the coding sequence ATGACAACGTTGGGTCTGTACATTCATTTAGAAGCAAAGCCGGGGCGGGAATTTGAACTTGAAAACTTTCTAAGGGACGCCCTTCCTTTGGTAAAAGAAGAAGTGAATACCACAGCGTGGTTTGCGTGTCGTATGGGACCCTCCACCTTTGCGATCTTTGATGCTTTTCCTGATGAGTATGGCCGTCGTGCGCACTTGGAAGGTAAAGTCGCATCAAATTTGATTTCCCGTGCCTCAGACCTTTTGGCTCGCCCGCCCATTGTGGAGCGCTTTGATGTTTTGGCGGATAAGTTACCAGGGTCCTTCTCTGCAAAAGAAGAGGAAGAAGATCTGCAAAGACCTGACGCCGATTATCGCAGCCATCTCTAA
- a CDS encoding SCO family protein, with protein MSAALAVTLVFALKWYQNRQPELGGDFQANYNGSSWKFSDDPKKLNLLYFGYAKCPDVCPMALTYTSQAFQSLTENQKKNVRLIFISVDVEHDTPANVAVYAQNFDPSFIGLSGTKQNIDTAVKTFAASYIEEKDTKSYLGYSISHTDRIYFLNKNGIVLDTLPNPRSADSIVQKIKENL; from the coding sequence GTGTCGGCAGCCCTGGCTGTTACATTGGTTTTTGCTTTGAAATGGTACCAAAACCGCCAGCCTGAGCTGGGTGGTGACTTCCAAGCAAACTACAATGGTTCTTCCTGGAAATTTTCCGACGATCCTAAAAAATTGAACCTTCTGTATTTCGGTTATGCGAAATGCCCTGACGTCTGCCCGATGGCTTTAACTTATACCAGCCAGGCTTTTCAATCTTTGACGGAAAATCAAAAGAAAAACGTTCGCCTGATTTTCATCAGCGTGGATGTCGAACACGACACACCAGCTAACGTAGCTGTTTATGCTCAGAACTTTGATCCGAGCTTCATTGGCCTAAGTGGCACAAAGCAAAACATTGATACCGCGGTCAAAACCTTTGCTGCGAGCTATATCGAGGAAAAAGACACCAAGTCCTATCTGGGATATTCAATCTCCCACACGGACCGCATTTATTTTCTGAACAAGAATGGTATTGTACTTGATACATTACCAAATCCGCGTTCAGCTGATTCTATTGTACAAAAAATTAAGGAGAACCTATGA
- a CDS encoding copper chaperone PCu(A)C, with the protein MKSMILSAVLVLVSSVALAADIEFSNPHVFVPLKGTNTTAGFGTIKNTTKSEVTVKVVSATPFKAVELHESSEKNGRMTMSKMETIKIAAGQTFELKPGGNHIMLFDATKPVEEKQTVAIKLLVNDKEQTVNFPVVTRLSKETKTEDKKEEHHHH; encoded by the coding sequence ATGAAGTCTATGATTCTTTCTGCAGTATTGGTCTTGGTTTCTTCTGTCGCATTGGCAGCAGATATCGAATTTTCTAATCCCCACGTTTTTGTTCCCCTAAAAGGCACAAACACTACAGCGGGTTTTGGAACCATCAAAAACACGACAAAATCTGAAGTAACGGTTAAAGTCGTTTCCGCAACTCCATTTAAAGCCGTCGAACTTCATGAGTCTTCTGAAAAGAACGGTCGCATGACGATGTCCAAAATGGAAACGATCAAAATTGCAGCTGGCCAAACTTTCGAACTAAAACCCGGCGGCAATCACATCATGCTTTTCGATGCGACTAAACCCGTTGAAGAAAAACAAACTGTGGCGATCAAATTGCTTGTGAACGACAAAGAGCAAACAGTGAACTTCCCCGTGGTCACTCGCTTGTCTAAAGAAACAAAAACTGAAGACAAAAAAGAAGAACACCACCATCACTAA